The following are encoded together in the Humulus lupulus chromosome 5, drHumLupu1.1, whole genome shotgun sequence genome:
- the LOC133778893 gene encoding uncharacterized protein LOC133778893: MANLLCLMIIPFLLFLKTTNAYSNPHCSPSSCDNIITITSPFRLNTDPKECGYPIYELSCENNLTVLYLNSVKYFVRSINYANYTIRIVDSNLNKTNCSSLPNNNLRIVDFSSYNGFRFYDHWKILTKRIVFLKCENPVNSSNYVDTAHCNIGATLASQHSKTKTTADHVSSSSYYYYVVDGLFHVSDLASSCRPVLRTLVSNQTVVNGRNTSFVDIHNQLTDGFEISWLISFFKNGNNECYIDYSNEMRCLASTTAGVILSWIGTFIVLLVDALCTY, encoded by the exons ATGGCAAACCTTCTTTGTCTCATGATCATCCCCTTCTTATTGTTTCTTAAAACTACCAATGCATATTCAAATCCTCATTGCTCACCTTCTTCTTGTGATAATATCATCACCATAACCAGTCCTTTCCGACTTAATACCGATCCAAAAGAGTGTGGTTACCCAATTTATGAGCTTTCTTGCGAGAACAATCTTACGGTGTTATACTTGAACTCTGTCAAGTACTTCGTGCGCTCAATCAATTATGCCAATTACACAATTCGAATTGTGGACTCCAACCTTAACAAAACCAATTGCTCCTCTCTCCCAAATAACAATCTGCGAATTGTGGATTTCAGCTCGTACAATGGTTTCCGCTTTTACGATCACTGGAAAATTCTAACAAAGAGAATAGTTTTTTTGAAATGTGAAAATCCAGTAAATTCCTCTAATTATGTAGACACCGCTCACTGCAATATTGGTGCTACTTTAGCCTCCCAACATTCCAAAACCAAAACTACTGCTGATCATGTTTCTTcgtcttcttattattattatgtggtCGATGGTCTGTTTCACGTTTCTGATTTGGCGAGCTCGTGCCGCCCGGTGCTAAGGACCTTGGTATCGAATCAGACAGTTGTGAACGGAAGGAATACTTCTTTTGTGGATATTCACAACCAGCTTACAGATGGCTTTGAGATATCATGGTTGATATCATTCTTCAAAAATGGAAATAATGAATGCTACATCGATTATTCCAACGAGATGCGATGTTTAG CTTCGACGACGGCTGGTGTAATATTATCAT GGATTGGCACTTTCATAGTCCTTTTAGTGGATGCGCTTTGTACGTATTAA